The following is a genomic window from Paenibacillus sp. FSL R5-0766.
TATCCATCCTCCGTTCTTCTAAGTCTTAACGTTTCGGTTGTTGACGCTCGTTCAAGATGCTCAAGAAAGATTGAGCAAAACGAAGCGATTGTTGTACGTTTGGATCTTTAAGCATTTTCAGCATAGCGAACAAGCCAACTGAAGTTTGCTCTGTTTGCGCACGGTCATTGGCTTCGATGGCAGCAGAAGCTACACCTTTAGCTTTGTCTACAACAGGCTTAGCGAACTCGCCCATTGCGCTCATTGTGTCGCTGATCAGAACTTTGTCTGTTGCTACACTTTGTGCAAAGTCATAAGCTTTTGTCATAGCAGTAACCATTTCAGCCAATTTAGGCAGGTTCTCCACCAGAACGGTTAAAGACTCCTGTACCTCAGGCTTCATCAGTTGATCCAGAACGTCCAAGGACTGGCGCTCGGAAACGTTGGCACCTTCTGTAACTGGCACCTCTTGTTGAGTAGGCGATTGTGACATAAGAGAAAGTCCTCCTTTACTTTGGGATAGAAGTCCGCGACTTTCATGATGCCTGTCAAGCAGAGCCGAACCACAAAATACATCGAATACATCTAAATGTACCAAATTTCACACAATAGGATGAGCGTAGCTCATGGCCACTCCCATATCATGCATTGTATCTTGGATCTATTGCGGACAACATGTGTTGACGCACAAAACGACAAGCAGGCCGAAACCGAACTCTATACCCTTATATTACACCTCTTACACATGAACATGAAAAAGAAATTTTTTACACTTGTGAAGATATTGTGAACATTGTAGCAAAATCGATTTTTTTGTCAACCCATGAAGGCAGGCTAACGCCGCCGATCCTCCTGTCCATGATCCGTATTCCTACCACATGTGGTATTAAGACAAGATCACATATGACCAGATGTGCGATATGTACACAAGGAAGGATTCGTTTATCCAAAATTTCAGGAATTGTTTTCCAATATCAAGATAATCATGCAACGAAATTGGTCACTGTCGTTATTATGCAGCGTTGGGCTCAGCCTTATTCCATCATTGAGACATCTTTTCTATTTCAAGTATGAACCTCTTGCGTCACGAATGCAAAAAAGACAAAAAGAAGGCCTGACGGATCGCCCTGCCTCCTGATATTTGTTTTCACTGTATGTCCAATCTGATTGTTACAATTAGGTCACACCATAACTATTTCTGGGGAATGCTGTTCCATTCCTTCAAGCAACGCTTTTATTACAACAACGGCGGCTCGCTCCAATTCCTCCAATTCCAGAAGTATCGAGATAGCCTGATCGGCATGAAGCTTCTCATTAGGCAGTCCTCCATCTGGAAAAGGAAATAATTCTGTGAGTGTATTTAACTTTTGGGACATGTTTCGATATAACTCTTCTGCCTGAAGACAGAATGGAATCAAGTTGGAATAACAGGCAGTCGAAGCCCACTTTAGAGAAATTTCTCTGAAAAACTCACTTGCATAACGTCTTGCATCCCACAAAACCGCAATGTTATAGGCGTGACCGTTCGGTTCTACCCGTCTGTATTTTAAGGCTTCTCTCCAGACTGCATAGGCAGCCACACCACTGACTGTGTTCGGCAAGGTATACGGGTCCTCTCCACGATAATGAGCCAACGCAGCTGTCAGTGCCGCGTTCAAGTTCATTTCTCGTATCATGCCATCTGATTCGGCTGCCAGTACAAATACTTCCTGATTCACACCCCGGCCTACATGATCATAGGGAATTGTTCCTGATTTAATGAAATCAGTACCGTATAGGGTCCGGGCTGCATCATCATAGCCATAGATCAACCCGAATTCGGGAATATTCAGGTCCCACACGACGGCCGGAATTCCCCGATGAATGGCGTAACGTATCAGGGAGAGGGCCTGGACAAGTCTTGGATTAAGCAACCTTTTCCCTTTCGCTTTCTCCTCTAGCATCGAAGGATCGACCAGATTGGCATTGAGTCCCGCTTCGCTCGCCAAAGCCTCAACCGCATGGGAACGATAACCCATATGTTGCAATCCTCTTGTAAGCACCTCTTTGAAGTTATAGGCAGTAGGTCCAGCAATATGTATGTCCTGAGGCAGGATGGTCAAACGAAAAGAAAGTCCACTCATCCCCATAACCATGGGGAGAGACGGAGATGGACCGATATAACCTAACATCTCGTGAATGGATGCTGCTGCCGAGTTCCAGGTTTGGGGAGCCCGAAACGAAAGGGGTTCCTCCAGAGTCACTCGATTTTGCCCGAGTGTATTCCACTCTGCCAGCATTTCTTCTACAGATAAATGAATATGAAGCTGAGACACTTTTTTACGTGAACGGGACAGAATTTGATACACATTGGCACTTGTCAGATTGAACTTGCAGGCTATTTCTTGCGGTGACAGCTGCTCCATCCAATATGATGTGAAGACCTGTTGTTCTCTTTCATTCAGGCAACCCAACAGCCTGTGGAGATTGTTCCTCATTTCCTGCTGAGCAACAGCTTGATACGGATCATAGCCTGTATCCTGCGATCTCCGATCTGTGTCATTCAAAAGATGATTCAGCGTCATGTCGAGCGAGTCTTGATCGCTCCATGAGGCATCATCGGCTCCAAATCCAAATGCAAAGAACGAAGAAAAATGTTCTTCCCGCTGCTGCTTTTGGCGCTGCATATGTGAGTATGCCTGATTACGCACAATGCGCTGCATCCAGGCCATAAAACGCTCAGCATTCTGAAGCTGTCCCATATGAATGAACGCACGAATAAGCCCATCTTGTAAAATGTCTTCTGCGAGATAAGAATCATACGTGAGTGCTCGCACATAACGAAACAATTGCCCACGGTAACGGTGAATCAACTCTCCAAAGGCCTCTGTATTCCCCGTTTGGGCTCGTTGGATAAGCGCGATATCGGGCTCCTTTTGCCCATCCTCTAATGTCTCATCTAACCCTGGCCTGATATGGCGATTGTTAGTTA
Proteins encoded in this region:
- a CDS encoding DUF1641 domain-containing protein — its product is MSQSPTQQEVPVTEGANVSERQSLDVLDQLMKPEVQESLTVLVENLPKLAEMVTAMTKAYDFAQSVATDKVLISDTMSAMGEFAKPVVDKAKGVASAAIEANDRAQTEQTSVGLFAMLKMLKDPNVQQSLRFAQSFLSILNERQQPKR
- a CDS encoding sigma-70 family RNA polymerase sigma factor codes for the protein MDGLTNNRHIRPGLDETLEDGQKEPDIALIQRAQTGNTEAFGELIHRYRGQLFRYVRALTYDSYLAEDILQDGLIRAFIHMGQLQNAERFMAWMQRIVRNQAYSHMQRQKQQREEHFSSFFAFGFGADDASWSDQDSLDMTLNHLLNDTDRRSQDTGYDPYQAVAQQEMRNNLHRLLGCLNEREQQVFTSYWMEQLSPQEIACKFNLTSANVYQILSRSRKKVSQLHIHLSVEEMLAEWNTLGQNRVTLEEPLSFRAPQTWNSAAASIHEMLGYIGPSPSLPMVMGMSGLSFRLTILPQDIHIAGPTAYNFKEVLTRGLQHMGYRSHAVEALASEAGLNANLVDPSMLEEKAKGKRLLNPRLVQALSLIRYAIHRGIPAVVWDLNIPEFGLIYGYDDAARTLYGTDFIKSGTIPYDHVGRGVNQEVFVLAAESDGMIREMNLNAALTAALAHYRGEDPYTLPNTVSGVAAYAVWREALKYRRVEPNGHAYNIAVLWDARRYASEFFREISLKWASTACYSNLIPFCLQAEELYRNMSQKLNTLTELFPFPDGGLPNEKLHADQAISILLELEELERAAVVVIKALLEGMEQHSPEIVMV